One genomic segment of Gossypium arboreum isolate Shixiya-1 chromosome 3, ASM2569848v2, whole genome shotgun sequence includes these proteins:
- the LOC108476035 gene encoding pyruvate kinase, cytosolic isozyme: MANIDIDGILKELPNDGRIPKTKIVCTLGPASRSVPMIEKLLRAGMNVARFNFSHGSHEYHQETLDNLRSAMHNTGILCAVMLDTKGPEIRTGFLKDGKAVQLKEGQEITVTTDYDIKGDEKMICMSYKKLAVDLKPGNTILCADGTITLSVLSCDPAAGTVRCRCENTAMIGERKNVNLPGVVVDLPTLTEKDKEDILGWGVPNSIDMIALSFVRKGSDLVNVRKVLGPHAKKIQLMSKVENQEGVINFDEILRETDAFMVARGDLGMEIPVEKIFLAQKMMIYKCNLAGKPVVTATQMLESMIKSPRPTRAEATDVANAVLDGTDCVMLSGESAAGAYPELAVKIMARICIEAESSLDYGAIFKEMIRSTPLPMSPLESLASSAVRTANKAKAKLIVVLTRGGTTAKLVAKYRPAVPILSVVVPVLTTDSFDWTCSDEGPARHSLIYRGLVPILAEGSAKATDAESTEVILEAAMKSATEKGLCKPGDAIVALHRIGAASVIKICIVK; the protein is encoded by the exons ATGGCAAATATAGATATCGATGGGATCTTGAAGGAGCTTCCCAATGATGGGCGTATCCCTAAAACCAAGATCGTTTGTACTTTGGGTCCGGCTTCACGGTCCGTACCTATGATAGAGAAGCTGTTGAGGGCCGGGATGAACGTTGCTCGCTTCAATTTCTCTCATGGCAGTCATGAGTATCATCAAGAGACATTGGATAATCTTAGGTCTGCTATGCACAACACCGGCATCCTTTGCGCTGTCATGCTTGACACCAAG GGCCCTGAGATTCGAACTGGATTCCTGAAGGATGGAAAAGCTGTTCAGCTGAAGGAAGGCCAGGAAATTACTGTAACAACCGATTACGATATTAAGGGAGATGAGAAGATGATCTGCATGAGCTACAAAAAGCTGGCTGTTGATCTGAAGCCTGGGAATACCATTTTGTGTGCGGATGGTACAATCACTCTTTCGGTGTTATCCTGTGATCCTGCTGCTGGGACTGTGAGATGCCGATGTGAAAACACAGCGATGATCGGTGAGAGGAAAAATGTCAACCTTCCTGGTGTCGTGGTGGATCTTCCCACACTCACTGAGAAGGATAAAGAAGACATCTTGGGATGGGGAGTTCCCAACAGTATTGATATGATTGCTCTTTCCTTTGTACGCAAAGGGTCTGATCTTGTCAATGTTCGTAAGGTCCTCGGTCCCCATGCTAAGAAGATTCAATTGATGTCGAAG GTTGAGAATCAGGAGGGTGTTATCAACTTTGACGAGATCTTGCGTGAGACTGATGCATTTATGGTTGCCCGTGGTGACCTTGGAATGGAAATTCCGGTTGAGAAGATCTTCCTAGCACAAAAGATGATGATATACAAGTGTAATCTTGCAGGCAAGCCTGTTGTTACTGCCACTCAAATGCTTGAATCCATGATAAAGTCTCCGAGGCCAACCCGGGCTGAAGCAACCGATGTTGCTAATGCTGTCCTGGACGGTACCGATTGTGTCATGCTCAGTGGTGAGAGTGCTGCTGGAGCCTATCCAGAGCTTGCCGTGAAGATCATGGCTCGAATTTGTATAGAGGCAGAATCTTCCCTTGACTATGGAGCAATCTTCAAAGAAATGATCCGATCGACTCCACTTCCAATGAGTCCACTGGAGAGTCTTGCATCCTCAGCTGTACGAACAGCTAACAAGGCCAAAGCTAAACTCATCGTTGTCTTAACCCGTGGTGGAACGACAGCCAAATTGGTCGCCAAGTACAGACCAGCTGTTCCTATCCTATCCGTGGTCGTCCCAGTCTTGACAACCGATTCATTTGATTGGACCTGCAGTGACGAAGGTCCAGCCAGGCACAGTCTGATATATAGGGGCTTGGTTCCCATCCTGGCAGAAGGGTCAGCCAAGGCAACTGATGCCGAATCCACCGAGGTCATCTTAGAAGCTGCAATGAAGTCAGCTACGGAGAAGGGATTGTGCAAGCCTGGTGATGCCATCGTTGCACTGCACCGTATCGGGGCTGCTTCGGTTATTAAGATCTGCATAGTGAAGTGA